ATAACAACAATGCAAACAGTGACCCCGACTCGTCACTATTCATTTCATCTGAATTCAAAAAAACATTTCTCTGGTCAATGGTGTAAGTTATAGGCTGGTCCTTTAAACAAATATTGAGCGCATTTTTCAGCGTTGTATTTTTAAGATTGACAGATACTTTCTTTTTGTTCTTAAACAGATGATTGTTGTATTCAAATTTATAACCGCTTTGCCGCGCCACCTCTTTCAGCACATTCTCCAGAGAGGTGTTTGTTTCAGTGATTGTGATACCTGTGGAGTCGGGTAACATACCTGATTGCAGGGCGCAAGGAGAAAACGTTAAAACAAGGATAATCAAGTTTTTGATGATCTTTTTCATTACGTTGTAGTTTTGTTATTCAGGAGTATTTTGAGCAGTATTACTATACACGGAAAGGCCTTCCTGTATCAGATATACTAATACAGGCATGCGAAGCCATTTATACACCTCAAAGGCTTGTGTCGTTAATGGCTAAATCATTTTTAATTTATTCTCAGGCTTCAGGTGGAGGTGAAAATTGCAGCAGGAAGGGACTTCGGGGAACGTGACAGCTACCAATGTTCATAATGATAAAAATTGCTTCTGGCAAATACCTGGAGTGAAAGACCAGTGCAGATAACATAAGTATGTCGGTAAAAAAATCGGATCCGATCTTATGTATTATAATACACTCTTTTCCGTT
The Niastella koreensis GR20-10 genome window above contains:
- a CDS encoding STN domain-containing protein; this translates as MKKIIKNLIILVLTFSPCALQSGMLPDSTGITITETNTSLENVLKEVARQSGYKFEYNNHLFKNKKKVSVNLKNTTLKNALNICLKDQPITYTIDQRNVFLNSDEMNSDESGSLFALLLLYYTDRSFKIYKTVRKWPQKIKRKLRKEMRKWLRDLLKEKKRKK